A single window of Gossypium hirsutum isolate 1008001.06 chromosome A10, Gossypium_hirsutum_v2.1, whole genome shotgun sequence DNA harbors:
- the LOC121208060 gene encoding uncharacterized protein: MVTLFHDMMHNELEVYVDDMIAKSKTEEEHVQVLRKLFMRLRKFQLKLNPAKCTFGVRSGKLLGFVVSEKGIEIDPDKVRAIQELPPPRTQKEVRDLMYIATVEKDFQEGGSWKLSFDGASNAIGNGIGAVLVSPSGDYYPFTSKLDFDCTNNMAEYEACIMGIRAAIERKIKVLEVYGDSALVIYQLKGEWETRDLKLVRYRKLAMELIEEFDSVTFSYLP; encoded by the exons ATGGTAACattgttccatgatatgatgcataatgAGTTAGaggtctatgttgatgacatgattgcaaaatctaAAACAGAAGAGGAACACGTGCAGGTCCTTAGGAAATTATTtatgaggttgagaaaatttcagctaAAGCTAAATCCAGCAAAATGCACATTTGGGGTCAGATCAGGAAAATTGCTTGGGTTCGTGGTCAGTGAGAAAGGAATTGAGATTGATCCTGACAAAGTAAGAGCAATACAAGAATTACCCCCGCCGCGTACTcaaaaggaggttcgag atttgatgtatATCGCAACTGTAGAGAAAGATTTCCAAGAAGGTGGTTCTTGGAAGTTGAGTTTTgacggagcttcaaatgctataggCAACGGAATTGGGGCAGTACTCGTGTCTCCCAGTGGAGACTATTATCCTTTCACTAGCAAATTGGACTTCgactgcacaaataatatggctgagtatgaagcttgcattaTGGGCATCCGGGCAGCCATAGAGCGGAAAATTAAGGTGCTAGAAGTATACGGGGACTCTGCATtagtaatttatcagctcaaaggggaatgggaaacaagagacctgAAGTTGGTCCGCTATCGAAAATTGGCTATGGAATTGATTGAGGAATTTGATAGTGTCACCTTTAGTTACCTCCCgtga